DNA from Candidatus Schekmanbacteria bacterium:
GATGCATCAATCTGACAAAATATACAATGACCAAGACATCAATCTCTTTAAAACTATTTGCGAAGAAGTTTCTATTGCTATACAGAAGTCTAATCTTTTCAAACAACTTGAATCAAGCTATCGTGAATGGGAAAACACATTCAACTCTATTGCCGATCCGATTGCTATAACAAACAACAACAATGTTGTGCGTGCAAACAAAGCCTTTATCAAGAAGTTTGGCATCAATGAAAAAATCGATTTAATTCCATCAATATTGACAAACAACCTCCAAGACAAGAAGATCAAGGCAAAAGGATTTTACTACAATGTAAGTTCCTATCCAATTATAGAAGAAGATAAAAAGGACAAAAAATATGTTTTCATATTGAAGGACATTACCGCTCAAGAATGCCTTGAGAGAAGTCTAAAAGAATCAGAAGAAAAATATAGAAATCTTTTCGAAAATGCTTATGACGGTTTAATCATCATTAATCCATCAAACGGCTCAATAATAGATTCAAACAGAAGTTTTAATGTCTTGTATGGAAGCCAAAAAGAAGAAATTACAGGGCTTAAACTTTACGACATTATTGAAGAAATTTCTGAAGGCGAAAAATCTACCCTCTCTTCAGCAATAAAGAATAAAAGTACCTATGTCTGCGAAATGTATCTAAAAACAAAAAAGGATGAGAAAAAAATTGTAGAAATCAGCACCGCCTCTTTCAGATTTGGAAATCTGGATACAGCTATTGCCGTAGTAAGAGACATCACCGAAAAGAAAGAGATTCAGGGACTGGTAATGCAAACTGAAAAGATGACAACGCTTGGAGAAATGATATCAGGTGTGGCTCACGAGCTCAACAATCCTCTCACTGGCATTATGGGATATTCAGAACTGCTTTGTGAAGAAAATCTGCCTGATGAAATATCCACAAAGCTGAAAAAAATAAATAAAGAAGCGGTTCAATGTAGAAAGATTGTTCAAAATTTGCTTACTTTTGCCCGCAAAAGGAAACCTGAAAGGAAACTTATTGACATCAATGAAATTATCACTGAAACAATTGATTTCAAATCCTATGACCTTAGGACAAGCGGGATAGAAATTGAAACTGAATTTTCCAATAAGAAATGCACAATCAATGCAGACCCTTATCAAATAAAACAAGTCATTCTAAATATAATAAACAATGCACAGCATGCTGTTATGGAAAAGGAAACAAATGATTCAAGAAGAATCAAGATAGCAACCAAAACAAATGGGAATATGACCAATATAAAGATTGAAGACAACGGATGCGGAATTCCCAAAAAGAACTTGAAGAAAATCTTCAATCCTTTCTTTACGACAAAAGAGCCGGGCAAAGGCACTGGTTTAGGTTTGAGCGTCTGCTATGGAATCATAAAAGAGCACAATGGAGAGATATCTGTAGAAAGTGTTGAAGGTCGAGGCACAACCTTCACAATTTCTTTCCCATTAGCAAATGAAACTTCTTTACATTGTGAAAACTGCACAGCAGGAAATTCAGATACATCTTTCAAAAACATCGATGGTAAATCAAAGATTCTAATAATCGACGATGATGAAATCGTTGCTTCCGTTATGTCTGAAATTCTAAAACGGGAAGGACATTTTGTTGAAAGGTCGTCCAATGGTAATGATGGCATCAAGAAAATTCTGAAGGATGATTTCGATGCCGTTATCTGTGACATAAAGATGCCGGTTATGGACGGAAAAAAAGTTTATTCATTTCTGGCAAAGAATAAGCCCGACATCATCGACAAATTCCTCATTGTAACAGGAGATACCTTCAACTCTGAAACTGCAAACTTCCTATCGAAAAATAAGATTCCTACGATAGAAAAACCCTTTGAGAAAAAAACATTGATTGAAAAGGTAAATGACATACTGAATAATAAAAACAATCCCTCCCCTGATATTCAAGCGGCATAGCTTTTTCAACGACAAATGGCGCTTTACTATTTCTGATAATATATTCAGTCGCCAAATCCAATACCAAGAGAGCGCGCAGTCAAAACCGGTTGAGAATTTTTTCTTACATGTTTCAATCTATTGACAGCTCGCAAAATCGGTATTGCAGTGATTTTGTTCCCGCGAATTGCAACCATTTTGCCAAAATCCTTTTTCTTGATAAGCTCCACAGCAGCAGCGCCAAATTCAGTAGCCAAAATTCTATCATATGCCGATGGAGTTCCGCCTCTTTGAAGATGACCAAGGACAGTTACCCTTGTCTCGATGCCTGTCATCTCCTCGATATCATCTCCTATCTTATTTCCAATTCCTCCCAATCTCAGAGGGTCAGGGCTATCCTTTATAACCTTTCTTACAACCATCTCACCACCCTTAGGTTTTGCTCCTTCGGCAACTACGATAATACTGAATTTTTTCCCCTTCTTAGTGCGTTCTTTGATCTTTTCACACACCTTTTTAATGTCATAGGGTATTTCAGGAATTAGGATTACATCGCCGCCGCCTGCCAACCCCGAATAAAGGGCAATCCATCCTGCATACCGTCCCATCACCTCGATAATCATTACACGATGATGGGACTCTGCAGTGGAATGTATTTTATCAACTGCTTCAGTGGCAGTTTCAAGAGCTGTATTGAAACCAAATGTATAATCGGTGCCATCGAGGTCGTTATCGATTGTCTTCGGCACTCCAACAATCTTCAACCCTTTTTTTAACAGCTTTAATGCTATCTGCAGTGTCCCGTCACCGCCAATACAGACCAAAGCATCCAATCCAAGCTTTTTATAATTTTTTACAGTCTCATCAGATTTATCCAAAAATTCAAGTTTTCCCCTTCTTCTAATAGGCACTCTAAAAGGATTGGCTTTATTCGAAGTCCCCAGAATAGTTCCGCCCTGTGTTAAAATTCCAGAAACTGCCTTTGAGTTCAATTTTATATAATTCAAATCCATCAATCCCTGATAACCATCTATAAATCCTATAACCTCTGCATCGAGTTCTATGATAGATTTCTTTGCAACTGCTCTTATAACGGCATTTAGCCCCGGACAGTCTCCTCCACCTGTCAACACCCCGATTTTGATTTTTTTCTTTTTAGCCATTCTTACCTCCTTTTAAATTCCAATCAGTTTCCTATCGGAATTTTTTCAAAGAATAAAACAAGCCCAAATGAAAATTTTCAATATGAGCATAAAAACTTTAACTTAAATTACAATTTATTTTAACATATGGTATTTAGATTGCAGAAAAAAAATATAAAAAGGAGACCCAAATGGAAAAGATATTACTTTCCAAAGTTGATAAAAATGTTGAAATGGCAATGAAAGCAAAGGGAGTGAAACTCAAAAAAAACCTCACTCCAGACAAGGTAAAAAAAGACATAATAAAATATTTGAATGAAAATACCGTCCTTCATTTAGCAACCTGTTATAACAATAATCCAAGAGTAACTCCTATCGAATATAGAAATGACGGACTAAAAATATACATCTTTTCAGAAGGCGGAGTAAAATTTAGAAACTTGAAACAAAACCCCAAGGTCTCTGTATCTATTGCATCACCCTATAATCGAAAAAAGGATTACTTCAGCTCAAGAGGTTTGCAAATGTGGGGTAAAGCAAAAGTCTACACTAAGGAAAGCAATATTGAAGAATTTAGAAAATGCATCAAGCTGATGGGAATCGATGAAAAAAAACTTCCGACAAATTATCCTTTCAAAGTAATTGTCATAGAGCTTGATAAGATAAGATATACTGACCCACGAAATGGGTACTGGTTTGTAACTTGGAGTAAAAAATAAAATTACAGGGGGCTTGTTATGAAAGCTGTATTCATAAAAAAACATGGTGGTCCTGAAGTAATTCATTATGGAGATCTTCCAAAACCTGAAATTGAAGAAAATGATGTTCTTATCAATATAAAATACGCAGCACTCAATCATCTCGATATATGGGTAAGAATGGGCATACCGGGAATAAAGGTAAAATTTCCTCATATTTTAGGATCTGATGGTGCGGGAATTGTTGAAGAATGCGGAAACAAAACGACATCTTTCAAAAAAGGCGATAAAGTTTTAATAGATCCGGGTATTTCCTGCGGAATCTGCACGATGTGCCGAAAAGGAGAACACAGCCAATGTAAAACCTTTCATCTTGTTGGGGAACACATCGATGGCACTTACGCTGAATTTGTCAAAGTCCCTGAAGAAAATGTTCATCCAATTCCTGATGGACTCACAATGATAGAAGCAGCAGCTTTCCCATTGACATTTCTTACGGCATGGAGGATGCTCATATCAAAAGCAAAAATAAAGGCAGGAGAAACATTTCTCATAATCGGTATTGGAGGAGGCGTTGCTACAGCTTGTCTGCAACTTGCGGCCTCAATGAAATTGAAAACGATTGTTACATCTTCAGATGACAACAAAATCAAGAAAGCGCGAGAAATTGGAGCTTTCGAAGGGATTAACTACAAAAAAGAAGATGTTTATAAAAAGGTCAAAGCGATAACAGGAGGCGAAGGTGTTGATATCGTTTTTGACAGCGTAGGTGCAGAAACTTGGGAAACATCCCTAAAATGTCTCAAACGAGGCGGACGCCTCATCACTTGCGGCGCCACATCAGGTGGAATTGCCCAAACAGATATTCAAAGGGTCTTCTGGAATCAAATTTCAATATTCGGTTCAACAATGGGAAGCAGAGGAGAGATGAATGAACTATTAAACTTTATGAAAGTCGCGGGCACAAGGCCTGTCATCGATGAGTGTTTCCCTCTCAAAGATTACAAGAAAGCTCAAAAATATATGGAAAGCAAAAAGCAATTTGGCAAAATTCTTATTGAAATCTAAAAAAAAATTCGTAAAGCTTATTTAAGCTTGACTGCTATTTTTAGTAGTTTATACTAAAAGAAAAAAACTTTTCAAAGCGGAGGATATAAAGTGAATTTAAAAAGTTTTATCGTTGCAGTTCTTATTGTTGCTTTTGCTTTACAGCCCTTTGCACTTTCATTTGCAGCAGACAAAACCTTTGCAGAAACCAAAGGATTGGAAAGAGCATATTGGATAACAGGAAGTGCTTTGACAACTCCAGTTTGGACAAGTCTTAAAACGCTTTATTCAATTGGCGGATTAGGCGCTGGTTTTATTACTTTATTTGGTTCATTAGGAGTTGCACATAAAACAGCGAAGAAGATTTTTAAAAATTCCCTTGGCGGTGATTGGTATGTATCACCTGATTACCTGATGGGAAACAAAAAACAGCTCGATATTTATGGAAGAAATTAACTAAAACCTTGAAATAATATTTTCCCCTTCAGACTCTTCTGAAGGGGATTTTTTTATTGCTAAATTATTCTATAATTCGATTTCGCGTACTCTCTTGAACGCACCCCATACTGCATCCATAACTGTCTGCGGCTTTACACAATCCCCAATGCTAAAGACATTCTTTTCATTCGCAAGCTCTTTACTGAGCTGGTCTTTAGGAAATAATCTCCCTGCAAAGATAAGGCAGTCTGCAGGAACTCTTTTTTCTTCTCCTTTTTGCTCAACGACCACCTCTCCATTTTCAATTCTCACAGGAATTGCAGCGCGCATCACATTTATTTTTGCGTCTTCCAACATTCGAAGAAGGAAATATCTGTTGTTATGGTCAACCATATCCATATCCAAATCATCAGAATCCATCCTTGCACATATCGTAACATTCTTCCCTTTGCGGGCAAGGGCAACGGCCGTTTCACATCCAATAACTCCACCTCCCATTATGAGAATCTTCTCTCCCTTCACCTCTTCGCCTTTTAGGACATCGATTACAGATATTACATTTTCCCCTTCGATAGGAGGTTCTTCCATTTCAGCACCTGTTGCGATTATCACATAATCAGCACCAAATCTTTTTACATCCTCAGCCGTTGCCTTTTTATTGTAAACAACTTTTACAGGAAGTTTTTCAACAAGATAATTGAGATAGTTGATATAATCTAAAATATCGTGTTTGAAATCATGCTTTGCCGCAAGATTAAGATTTCCACCCAACTTATCAGACGCCTCCCACAAGGTAACATCAAATCCTCTCTCAGCTCCCACTCGCGCCGCTTCCACTCCTGCCGGACCTCCTCCAACTACCAGTAATGTTCTTTTTTCTTTGAGAGGAATAAGGGGCCATTCAAGCTCATGACCTGTTGTTGGATTGAGGGAACAGCTTGTTGGCTGCTGAGCAATCATCTGCCAAAGACATCCTTCATGACATCCAAGACAAGGACGGATCTCTTTTTGTCTTCCCTCTTTTATCTTGTTTACAAGCTGGGGATCGGCAAGGAGACCTCGTCCAACTGCAATGAAGTCGGCTTTCCCTTCTATCAATGCTTTTTCTGCAACAGAGGGATATTGAAGACGTCCAACAGCAATTACAGGAATTTTTACAACCTTTTTTACCTTTTCAGCAATGTGAAGCATACAGCCCGGGGGCTGATATTGAGGAGGATGAGGCCACCAAGGAGTTTCATAGCATCCTGCATCGACATGAAGGGCACTTACCCCCATTTTTTCCAGTTCCTGAGCTATCCACAAACCTTCTTCTTCCTCTCTTCCGCCTTCCAAATAATGAGTTATTCCAAAACGGTATATAATGGGGAAGTCTTCACCGGCATCACGCTTTATAGCCGCTATTGCCTCACGCGCAAGCTGAAGCCGTTTTTCTCTTGAGCCTCCATAACGGTCTTCGCGCCTATTCCAAAGCGCTGTCATAAACTGGTCCATCAGATATCCCTCGTGGCCATGAATCTCGATGCAATCAACGCCTGCATCACGGCATCGCATCGCGGCATAACCGAAGGATTGCGCAAGAGCTTCGGCTTCTTCAGTCGTAATTGCCCGGGATACATATTCAGGAAAATCCGGCAGAAAGTAATGAGGATTTTCAGAAGCAGAGACGGGCCTTACCCCTTCAGGTATAACAGGTGGCGCTATAACTCTGCCAAATCCTGCAGTCAATTGGACGCTCAATTTACAGCCATAAGAATGAAGAGTATCTGCAAGTTTTTTCATCGAAGAAAAATGTTTATCATTTGAAATATTGAATAAATCTTTTGTAAATGGCTCGAGTGCCTGAGTTACAAATGTTGCTTCTGTCGTTATAAGGCCTACGCCGCCTTTTGCTCTTGCTTCATAATAAGCACGGTATCGCTCGCCCCAATCGCCATCAGCTTCATGAAGTCCATGAGCGCCCATTGCCGCCATAATAACGCGGTTTTTTATTTCCGCTTTACCTATATATCCGGGCTCCAAAAGTTTCATTGCAAACCTCCAAAATTAAAAGGGCTAAAATCAGCTTCTAAATTTTGTCTCTTTTTTCTCCAAAACAACCATTCAAATTCAGGCAATCAATTTAATAAGTTATCAATTATTTCCTGCTGAATTCAAATTTCTTCCTTCGGCGCCGCCTTTCTTTGTTGCCATCACTCTTTCTCTGCTTTTTACGACTTCGCCATTACGGTTTCCAATGAGCGGCATAAATCCCTCTGTTATTATGGTAATAAACTATTTCATAGGGAATAATGCGGATTATTTTTGACAATCCCTTTGGCACATTCAAAGGAGTTCCTGTATCTTTAAGGAAATTGTCAAAAACCGGTTTGAACAATTTTTTTGCCTCTTCATACTCGGGCATATCATCTGTAAATACATCTGCCGTACCTCGGATGTTAACGCCCCGTACTGCCTTCATACTCAAGGTTGATACTCCAATCCCAACTGCAACCTTATTATTTTCTTTGATATTTTTCAACTTTTGGCCGCCTTCGGTAAAAATGTAGATGTTGAG
Protein-coding regions in this window:
- a CDS encoding PAS domain S-box protein; the encoded protein is TTTSSFDYLDNIICKITETLNFDAGAIYLFNREDNTLNLSASKGIDKKYLPELQKVRADNSPLGGIFINGVAKIIRNIDVNDKKIPPSIKAMGFKSVGIFPLGTEKERIGILVLSRKSQENWGNNIIQLAVSIANSLSVAINNTKLINKLKRQANELTAVNEIAKSINTAFNLEDIINITAKKISRLIPYDKGAIVIVDEKQEKDTLHYVITPQGIEMIKEVNLKSEFAEKWGNLNSVYKRNKGEEKKVDFEWEKKIGKMFGAKSVIASPLISNNTMLGVMCLMHQSDKIYNDQDINLFKTICEEVSIAIQKSNLFKQLESSYREWENTFNSIADPIAITNNNNVVRANKAFIKKFGINEKIDLIPSILTNNLQDKKIKAKGFYYNVSSYPIIEEDKKDKKYVFILKDITAQECLERSLKESEEKYRNLFENAYDGLIIINPSNGSIIDSNRSFNVLYGSQKEEITGLKLYDIIEEISEGEKSTLSSAIKNKSTYVCEMYLKTKKDEKKIVEISTASFRFGNLDTAIAVVRDITEKKEIQGLVMQTEKMTTLGEMISGVAHELNNPLTGIMGYSELLCEENLPDEISTKLKKINKEAVQCRKIVQNLLTFARKRKPERKLIDINEIITETIDFKSYDLRTSGIEIETEFSNKKCTINADPYQIKQVILNIINNAQHAVMEKETNDSRRIKIATKTNGNMTNIKIEDNGCGIPKKNLKKIFNPFFTTKEPGKGTGLGLSVCYGIIKEHNGEISVESVEGRGTTFTISFPLANETSLHCENCTAGNSDTSFKNIDGKSKILIIDDDEIVASVMSEILKREGHFVERSSNGNDGIKKILKDDFDAVICDIKMPVMDGKKVYSFLAKNKPDIIDKFLIVTGDTFNSETANFLSKNKIPTIEKPFEKKTLIEKVNDILNNKNNPSPDIQAA
- a CDS encoding ATP-dependent 6-phosphofructokinase; this encodes MAKKKKIKIGVLTGGGDCPGLNAVIRAVAKKSIIELDAEVIGFIDGYQGLMDLNYIKLNSKAVSGILTQGGTILGTSNKANPFRVPIRRRGKLEFLDKSDETVKNYKKLGLDALVCIGGDGTLQIALKLLKKGLKIVGVPKTIDNDLDGTDYTFGFNTALETATEAVDKIHSTAESHHRVMIIEVMGRYAGWIALYSGLAGGGDVILIPEIPYDIKKVCEKIKERTKKGKKFSIIVVAEGAKPKGGEMVVRKVIKDSPDPLRLGGIGNKIGDDIEEMTGIETRVTVLGHLQRGGTPSAYDRILATEFGAAAVELIKKKDFGKMVAIRGNKITAIPILRAVNRLKHVRKNSQPVLTARSLGIGFGD
- a CDS encoding alcohol dehydrogenase; this encodes MKAVFIKKHGGPEVIHYGDLPKPEIEENDVLINIKYAALNHLDIWVRMGIPGIKVKFPHILGSDGAGIVEECGNKTTSFKKGDKVLIDPGISCGICTMCRKGEHSQCKTFHLVGEHIDGTYAEFVKVPEENVHPIPDGLTMIEAAAFPLTFLTAWRMLISKAKIKAGETFLIIGIGGGVATACLQLAASMKLKTIVTSSDDNKIKKAREIGAFEGINYKKEDVYKKVKAITGGEGVDIVFDSVGAETWETSLKCLKRGGRLITCGATSGGIAQTDIQRVFWNQISIFGSTMGSRGEMNELLNFMKVAGTRPVIDECFPLKDYKKAQKYMESKKQFGKILIEI
- a CDS encoding 2-enoate reductase, coding for MKLLEPGYIGKAEIKNRVIMAAMGAHGLHEADGDWGERYRAYYEARAKGGVGLITTEATFVTQALEPFTKDLFNISNDKHFSSMKKLADTLHSYGCKLSVQLTAGFGRVIAPPVIPEGVRPVSASENPHYFLPDFPEYVSRAITTEEAEALAQSFGYAAMRCRDAGVDCIEIHGHEGYLMDQFMTALWNRREDRYGGSREKRLQLAREAIAAIKRDAGEDFPIIYRFGITHYLEGGREEEEGLWIAQELEKMGVSALHVDAGCYETPWWPHPPQYQPPGCMLHIAEKVKKVVKIPVIAVGRLQYPSVAEKALIEGKADFIAVGRGLLADPQLVNKIKEGRQKEIRPCLGCHEGCLWQMIAQQPTSCSLNPTTGHELEWPLIPLKEKRTLLVVGGGPAGVEAARVGAERGFDVTLWEASDKLGGNLNLAAKHDFKHDILDYINYLNYLVEKLPVKVVYNKKATAEDVKRFGADYVIIATGAEMEEPPIEGENVISVIDVLKGEEVKGEKILIMGGGVIGCETAVALARKGKNVTICARMDSDDLDMDMVDHNNRYFLLRMLEDAKINVMRAAIPVRIENGEVVVEQKGEEKRVPADCLIFAGRLFPKDQLSKELANEKNVFSIGDCVKPQTVMDAVWGAFKRVREIEL
- a CDS encoding pyridoxamine 5'-phosphate oxidase family protein; amino-acid sequence: MDISDFTPEQIDKMIDGLFAKLKIQRWKPSKEELEDEITDFLNKMHCCSLATCGKDGVPRISVVDYVNDGLNIYIFTEGGQKLKNIKENNKVAVGIGVSTLSMKAVRGVNIRGTADVFTDDMPEYEEAKKLFKPVFDNFLKDTGTPLNVPKGLSKIIRIIPYEIVYYHNNRGIYAAHWKP